The nucleotide window TTGCGCTCCCGGAGTGCCGGGTAAGGTTAGGTTAGCCTTATTGATCTCGGCGGGAGGTGAATCCGCGTGTACGTCTGCAGCTGCTTCCAGGTGACTGAAGCGCAGGTCCAGCAGCACGCGGACAGGGGAGCCTGTACGCCCCGCCAGATAGCCTCCGCCTGCAAGGCCGGCACGGACTGCGGCTCGTGTGTCCGCCGGATCCAGGCGATTCTCGGCCGGGGCGCGTTCCCGCGCCGTGACCTGGCCGACCGGAGTGAGCCGGTTCTGACCGAACTCGAGGAAGCGGCGTAGCTCAGCTCTCCGGCTGCTCGATCAGCTGCGCGAGGTAGAGCGCCTCACCGAGCTTCTCCAGCAGCTCCAGCTGGGTGTCGAGGTAGTCGATGTGGTGTTCCTCGTCCGCGAG belongs to Streptomyces graminofaciens and includes:
- a CDS encoding (2Fe-2S)-binding protein; translated protein: MYVCSCFQVTEAQVQQHADRGACTPRQIASACKAGTDCGSCVRRIQAILGRGAFPRRDLADRSEPVLTELEEAA